One Aquisediminimonas profunda genomic region harbors:
- the mce gene encoding methylmalonyl-CoA epimerase — protein sequence MKLGRLNHIGVATPSIPDSIAHWRDVMGATKIHEPFDMPAQGVKVCFVDTPNTQIELIEPLGAGSPIHGFLAKNPLGGQHHVCFEVPDIHAAKAEFEAMGKKVLGEPRIGAHGTLIFFVHPKDMGGMLTEIMETPKEAH from the coding sequence ATGAAACTGGGCCGTCTGAACCATATCGGCGTGGCAACGCCGTCGATCCCCGACAGCATCGCGCATTGGCGCGATGTGATGGGAGCAACGAAAATCCATGAGCCGTTCGACATGCCTGCTCAGGGTGTAAAGGTCTGCTTCGTCGATACGCCCAACACGCAGATCGAACTGATCGAGCCATTGGGTGCGGGCTCGCCGATCCACGGCTTCCTCGCGAAGAACCCGCTGGGCGGGCAGCATCATGTCTGCTTCGAGGTGCCCGATATTCATGCTGCCAAGGCCGAATTTGAGGCGATGGGCAAAAAAGTGCTCGGCGAACCGCGCATCGGGGCGCATGGCACACTGATTTTCTTCGTCCATCCCAAGGATATGGGCGGAATGCTGACCGAAATCATGGAAACGCCAAAGGAGGCGCACTGA
- the gorA gene encoding glutathione-disulfide reductase, with protein MTFDFDLFVIGAGSGGVRAARISAQHGARVAVAEEYRVGGTCVIRGCVPKKMLVYGAHFAEDLHDAASFGWDIEGARFNWPRLRDLVQKDVSRLEGLYTQGLDNNRVEIFEERATISGPNSVRLASGREISARTILVATGAWPARPDVPGAELGITSNEIFHLETLPRRAIIAGAGYIANEFAGILHAFGVHVTLVTRGDRMLRGYDEEIVDHLVDLTRKKGIDLRFNFPFKSISRTEDGSLVVDGGEQGEFETDLVLWATGRNPNTSGLGLEAAGVALDKDGAVVVDEYNRSSVDSIYAVGDVTNRVQLTPVAIREGHAFADTVFGGLKRTVDYRSIPTAVFASPPISGVGLTETQARKEHGDVVKVYRSDFRPMKNVVSGRQERGLYKMITAGPEETVVGLHLIGPDSSEILQAAAIAVKAGLTKSAFDDTVALHPSMAEELVLLK; from the coding sequence ATGACTTTTGATTTTGACCTGTTTGTCATTGGTGCTGGTTCAGGCGGAGTGAGGGCTGCACGCATTTCTGCCCAGCATGGCGCCCGTGTTGCTGTGGCTGAGGAATATCGCGTTGGCGGAACCTGCGTCATTCGCGGCTGCGTTCCGAAAAAGATGCTCGTTTACGGCGCGCATTTTGCCGAAGATCTTCATGATGCCGCCAGCTTTGGTTGGGATATCGAAGGTGCGCGCTTCAATTGGCCACGCCTCAGGGATCTCGTCCAGAAGGATGTCTCGCGACTTGAAGGCCTCTACACTCAGGGCCTGGACAATAATCGCGTCGAGATTTTTGAAGAGCGGGCAACCATTTCCGGACCGAATTCTGTTCGGCTGGCGAGTGGGCGGGAAATAAGCGCACGAACTATTCTAGTTGCGACAGGCGCATGGCCCGCGCGCCCGGATGTGCCCGGAGCGGAACTGGGCATTACATCGAACGAGATATTCCACCTGGAGACGCTTCCTCGCAGGGCCATCATTGCGGGGGCTGGCTATATTGCCAATGAGTTCGCCGGCATCCTTCATGCGTTTGGAGTCCATGTGACCCTCGTAACGCGAGGAGACCGGATGCTGCGAGGATATGACGAGGAAATTGTCGACCACCTGGTCGATCTGACGCGCAAGAAGGGAATTGACCTTCGTTTCAATTTTCCCTTCAAATCGATTTCACGCACTGAAGATGGCAGCCTGGTTGTTGATGGCGGCGAGCAAGGGGAGTTCGAAACCGACCTTGTACTGTGGGCAACGGGTCGAAATCCCAACACGAGCGGCTTGGGACTCGAAGCTGCAGGCGTTGCGCTCGACAAGGACGGTGCAGTTGTTGTCGATGAATACAACAGGTCCTCAGTCGACAGTATCTATGCCGTTGGTGATGTGACCAATCGCGTCCAGCTCACCCCTGTCGCGATCCGCGAAGGTCATGCCTTTGCCGATACTGTGTTTGGCGGCCTCAAGCGGACGGTCGATTATCGTTCGATCCCGACTGCGGTGTTTGCCAGCCCTCCCATTTCCGGCGTTGGTCTGACGGAAACCCAAGCGCGCAAGGAACATGGCGACGTGGTGAAAGTCTACCGCAGCGATTTTCGTCCTATGAAGAACGTCGTGTCAGGACGTCAGGAGCGGGGTCTCTACAAGATGATTACAGCGGGCCCCGAGGAAACAGTTGTTGGCCTTCACCTGATAGGACCTGACAGTTCCGAGATACTCCAGGCTGCTGCAATTGCAGTCAAGGCCGGCCTGACAAAGTCAGCTTTCGACGATACGGTGGCGCTGCATCCGAGCATGGCGGAGGAACTCGTCCTCCTCAAATAG
- a CDS encoding retropepsin-like aspartic protease: MLGRLAALLFLAGFVHPAVAANREQQLIVRGDRIFIPVTVNGRSTEALLDSAAELTLIDDDFAKAIGVEQEGHETVKGSGGEDKAQFANGVDIHAVGTDLKGLTVAVLDLDELSQRLVGTKVAVILGRELFDAGRFKLDIERGKISKLSQSVRPKGVMLPLVTFRGIEVFPIAIEGHSGVQAAFDLGNGSEMMIGRQAADRLGISAPGRILTRKKGGGIGGSVDRDIVSLGSISIAGKTFGRVPAAIEDQDSQSDANVGVKQLRHFIIVTDFPGRKLWLQPR, from the coding sequence ATGCTTGGGAGGCTTGCTGCACTGCTTTTTTTGGCGGGATTTGTGCATCCTGCCGTGGCGGCCAACCGTGAACAGCAGCTCATTGTGCGGGGTGATCGGATATTCATACCGGTGACCGTGAATGGCCGAAGCACGGAAGCCCTTCTAGACTCCGCTGCCGAGTTGACATTGATTGATGATGACTTTGCAAAAGCCATCGGGGTTGAACAGGAAGGCCATGAAACTGTCAAAGGATCAGGCGGAGAGGACAAGGCGCAATTCGCAAATGGCGTCGATATCCATGCTGTGGGAACTGATCTCAAGGGTTTAACGGTCGCTGTGCTTGACCTTGATGAGCTCTCCCAGAGGTTGGTCGGTACAAAGGTCGCGGTGATCCTTGGCCGCGAGCTCTTTGATGCCGGTCGATTCAAATTGGATATTGAACGCGGCAAGATTTCGAAACTGTCGCAATCAGTGCGACCAAAGGGCGTGATGCTGCCGCTGGTCACGTTCCGCGGAATCGAAGTCTTTCCCATTGCAATTGAGGGGCATTCAGGAGTGCAGGCGGCGTTTGATCTTGGCAATGGAAGTGAGATGATGATTGGACGTCAGGCTGCAGATCGCTTGGGCATAAGTGCGCCGGGCAGGATTTTGACGCGTAAAAAGGGCGGAGGTATTGGCGGTTCTGTAGACCGCGATATTGTCTCACTTGGAAGCATCTCTATCGCTGGCAAGACGTTTGGGAGGGTTCCCGCAGCAATCGAAGATCAAGACAGCCAAAGCGACGCCAATGTCGGTGTGAAGCAGCTTCGACACTTCATCATTGTAACGGATTTCCCGGGACGCAAGCTCTGGCTTCAACCTCGTTGA
- a CDS encoding acyl-CoA carboxylase subunit beta: protein MSSNIAELEKRRAAARMGGGQKRIDAQHAKGRLTARERLEILLDEGSFEELDMYVEHNCVDFGMQDTKFMGDGVVTGSGTINGRLVFVFSQDFTVFGGSLSERHAQKICKVMDNAMKVGAPVIGLNDSGGARIQEGVASLGGYAEVFQRNVLASGVVPQISLIMGPCAGGAVYSPAMTDFIFMVKDSSYMFVTGPDVVKTVTNEVVTQEELGGAITHTTKSGVADVAFENDIEALLAARDFFDFLPENNRMPVPERPTADPWDRQEDSLDTLIPANANQPYDMHEVIRKTLDEGDFFEIQPAHAGNIIVGFGRIEGRTIGVVANQPMVLAGCLDIAASKKAGRFVRFCDAFDIPIITFVDVPGFLPGVSQEHNGIIKNGAKLLFAYAEATVPKITVITRKAYGGAYDVMASKHLRGDLNYAWPTAEIAVMGAKGAVEIIFRSDIGDPEKIAERTKEYEDRFANPFVAASKGFIDEVIMPHSTRRRIALGLRKLRNKSLENPWKKHDNIPL from the coding sequence ATGTCCTCCAATATTGCAGAACTTGAAAAGCGCCGCGCCGCGGCACGCATGGGCGGTGGCCAGAAGCGGATTGATGCGCAGCACGCAAAAGGGCGTCTGACGGCGCGCGAGCGGCTCGAAATCCTGCTCGACGAAGGGTCGTTCGAAGAACTCGATATGTATGTCGAGCACAATTGCGTCGACTTCGGGATGCAGGATACGAAATTCATGGGTGACGGAGTCGTCACGGGATCGGGAACTATCAACGGGCGGCTGGTCTTTGTCTTTTCCCAGGATTTCACTGTTTTCGGTGGCTCGCTGTCTGAGCGACACGCGCAAAAGATCTGCAAGGTCATGGACAATGCAATGAAGGTCGGTGCGCCTGTGATCGGGCTCAATGACTCCGGAGGCGCGCGCATTCAGGAAGGCGTGGCATCGCTCGGAGGCTATGCCGAGGTCTTCCAGCGCAATGTGCTGGCTTCGGGGGTTGTGCCACAGATCAGCCTGATCATGGGGCCGTGCGCTGGCGGAGCAGTCTATTCGCCTGCGATGACTGACTTCATCTTCATGGTGAAGGACTCTTCCTATATGTTCGTGACTGGCCCGGACGTTGTGAAGACCGTGACCAATGAAGTCGTGACACAGGAGGAACTGGGTGGTGCGATCACGCACACCACCAAGTCTGGCGTCGCTGATGTAGCGTTCGAAAACGATATCGAGGCCCTGCTCGCCGCGCGTGACTTCTTCGATTTCCTGCCGGAAAACAACCGCATGCCGGTCCCGGAGAGGCCAACCGCCGACCCATGGGATCGTCAGGAAGACAGTCTTGATACGCTGATCCCGGCCAACGCCAACCAGCCCTATGACATGCACGAAGTCATCCGGAAGACGCTGGATGAAGGGGATTTCTTTGAAATTCAGCCGGCGCATGCCGGGAATATCATTGTTGGCTTCGGTCGGATCGAAGGGCGGACAATTGGCGTGGTCGCTAACCAGCCAATGGTGCTCGCAGGCTGTCTCGACATTGCAGCTTCGAAAAAGGCGGGGCGTTTCGTTCGTTTCTGCGACGCGTTCGACATCCCGATCATCACTTTTGTCGACGTGCCGGGTTTCCTTCCGGGTGTCAGCCAGGAGCATAACGGCATCATCAAGAATGGCGCAAAACTGCTCTTTGCCTATGCCGAAGCGACCGTTCCCAAGATCACGGTGATTACCCGCAAGGCCTATGGCGGTGCCTATGACGTCATGGCGTCAAAGCATCTGCGCGGCGATCTGAACTATGCCTGGCCGACCGCCGAAATCGCGGTGATGGGCGCAAAGGGCGCGGTGGAGATCATCTTCCGTTCCGACATCGGTGATCCCGAGAAGATCGCCGAACGGACGAAGGAATATGAGGACAGGTTTGCGAACCCCTTTGTTGCTGCGAGCAAGGGGTTTATTGACGAGGTCATCATGCCGCACTCGACACGGCGGCGCATTGCTCTGGGGCTGAGGAAGCTGCGGAACAAGTCGCTCGAGAACCCTTGGAAGAAGCATGACAATATTCCGCTTTAG
- a CDS encoding GFA family protein yields the protein MSEVALCHCSHCRKSNGGAFNVGVIVKTEQVQFESMNGIREYESSPGKFRAFCSTCGSPVYSRKASSPSDLRLRGGLIENLPQAKNLHHIHFDDRWPWIDTIADAPDDSAVNSAQS from the coding sequence TTGAGCGAAGTTGCTCTTTGCCATTGCAGCCACTGCCGGAAGAGCAACGGTGGTGCCTTCAATGTGGGCGTCATAGTCAAAACCGAGCAGGTGCAGTTTGAATCCATGAACGGCATCCGGGAATATGAGAGCTCGCCCGGCAAATTCCGAGCCTTTTGCAGCACCTGCGGCTCACCCGTTTACAGCCGAAAGGCGAGCTCACCAAGCGATCTTCGCTTGCGTGGTGGCCTCATTGAAAACCTGCCTCAAGCCAAGAACCTGCATCATATCCACTTTGATGATCGATGGCCGTGGATTGATACTATTGCAGACGCCCCCGATGATTCAGCGGTGAACAGCGCTCAATCCTGA
- a CDS encoding NAD-dependent epimerase/dehydratase family protein, whose product MTGTVLVTGGSGYIAGFLIRQLVAEGWSVQTTIRNLSKEADVRDLLAVENAKVKFFAADLGSDQGWAEATAGCSHVAHVASPFPAALPKHEDELIIPARDGALRVLRVAKAAGVKRFVMTSSAAAIAYGHPERIRTFTEADWTDATSPDAYPYIRSKTIAERAARDWVAAEGNGMEFCAINPTAVIGPVWGRDMSTSIERVKKLLEGAMPGCPDIGFGIVDVRDVADLHVKALSAPDMAGERFIASGRFLKMIDVARVLKSGLGERAKKVPVRGLPAFLVRFFALFDPAVKQVTGELGKTRNMDASHALRTLGWKTRPEEESIIDCANSLIDLGLVKV is encoded by the coding sequence ATGACAGGCACCGTCTTGGTCACTGGCGGCAGTGGTTACATCGCCGGATTCCTCATTCGCCAACTGGTTGCAGAAGGATGGTCGGTTCAAACTACGATCCGTAATCTTTCGAAGGAAGCGGATGTCCGGGATTTGCTTGCGGTGGAAAATGCCAAAGTGAAGTTCTTCGCCGCAGATCTGGGGTCTGATCAAGGGTGGGCGGAAGCCACGGCAGGCTGCAGCCATGTTGCCCATGTGGCTTCGCCCTTTCCGGCAGCATTGCCGAAGCATGAAGATGAACTGATCATTCCCGCGCGTGACGGCGCATTGCGGGTTCTGCGAGTGGCGAAAGCGGCAGGGGTGAAGCGCTTCGTCATGACATCGTCGGCGGCGGCCATTGCTTATGGCCATCCCGAAAGGATTCGCACCTTCACCGAAGCGGATTGGACCGACGCGACGAGTCCCGATGCCTACCCCTACATTCGGTCCAAAACCATAGCAGAGCGGGCTGCTCGGGATTGGGTTGCTGCAGAGGGCAATGGCATGGAATTTTGCGCCATAAACCCGACGGCAGTTATCGGTCCTGTTTGGGGTCGCGACATGTCAACCTCGATTGAACGGGTGAAGAAGCTCCTTGAAGGCGCGATGCCGGGCTGCCCGGATATCGGCTTTGGCATTGTCGATGTCCGCGATGTTGCAGACTTGCATGTCAAAGCGCTTTCGGCGCCCGACATGGCCGGTGAGCGCTTCATCGCTTCCGGCCGATTTCTCAAGATGATAGACGTTGCACGTGTCTTGAAATCCGGGCTCGGAGAGCGGGCGAAGAAGGTGCCAGTGCGCGGACTTCCGGCATTTCTTGTACGGTTCTTCGCGCTTTTTGACCCTGCCGTGAAGCAAGTCACCGGCGAATTGGGCAAAACGCGAAACATGGACGCAAGTCACGCCCTCAGGACGCTTGGCTGGAAAACTCGGCCTGAAGAGGAGTCGATCATCGACTGTGCGAACAGCTTGATCGATCTTGGTCTCGTGAAAGTCTAG
- a CDS encoding helix-turn-helix domain-containing protein, which translates to MNKRRIFAGERLRSLRDSRDLKQADMAARLGISVSYLSQLEHNDRPLTPALLEALSRDFPIDWDAFEEDTATRRFAALREAAADPLFTTALSPEQLTRFAEQQPVLADQFIQLHAAYRRAGERIQIVDEAMSSDNVGGSRLPWEEVRDWFHDAGNYVDPLDRAAEALAMRLKGFSPTTAALEQYLRQDLGISLVYQSVAGLREFDATMRHLVIDQGQPSEGQRFQLAHQLAALALREEISGVVENAKLRTAAARQLLFVGLANYAAGALLMPYTRFRDTARTVRHDIDRLRQSFGVSFEQACHRLSTLQRPAQRGIPFFFCRVDMAGNITKRHSATRLQFARFGGACPLWVVHEAVAIPDRILVQLAETPDGVRYVSMAKGLVKPSGRYDRNPRRYAVALGCEADHAREFIYADGLDVGTGRAATKIGISCRLCPRDDCDQRAFPPSDRGIIVDPDRREIVPYRIG; encoded by the coding sequence ATGAACAAGCGCCGCATCTTCGCCGGGGAACGTCTCAGGAGCTTGCGCGACAGTCGCGATCTCAAGCAAGCCGACATGGCAGCACGGCTTGGCATCAGCGTGTCCTACCTGTCACAACTGGAGCACAACGACCGCCCGTTGACACCCGCCCTACTTGAAGCGCTCTCCCGCGATTTCCCGATCGATTGGGATGCGTTTGAGGAGGATACGGCAACCCGGCGCTTTGCAGCCCTGCGAGAAGCAGCGGCCGACCCGCTTTTTACCACCGCCCTGTCCCCCGAGCAGCTGACGCGCTTTGCCGAGCAGCAGCCAGTGCTCGCCGACCAGTTCATTCAACTGCATGCAGCGTATCGGCGCGCTGGCGAGCGCATCCAGATTGTTGACGAGGCGATGTCGAGCGACAATGTCGGCGGCAGTCGACTGCCCTGGGAAGAGGTCCGCGACTGGTTTCACGATGCCGGAAACTATGTCGATCCCCTGGATCGCGCTGCCGAAGCATTGGCCATGCGGCTCAAGGGTTTCAGCCCCACAACCGCTGCGCTCGAACAATATCTCCGGCAGGATCTTGGCATTTCACTCGTGTACCAATCCGTTGCCGGGCTGCGTGAATTTGACGCGACAATGCGCCACTTGGTGATTGATCAGGGCCAACCGTCTGAAGGCCAGCGGTTTCAACTAGCCCATCAGCTTGCTGCGCTGGCCTTGCGAGAAGAAATATCCGGTGTGGTTGAGAACGCGAAATTGCGCACCGCAGCAGCAAGGCAATTGCTGTTCGTGGGGCTTGCAAATTATGCAGCTGGCGCATTGCTCATGCCCTACACGCGCTTCCGGGACACCGCGCGAACGGTGCGGCATGATATTGACCGACTTCGGCAAAGTTTTGGTGTCAGTTTTGAACAAGCTTGCCACCGCTTGTCGACACTGCAGCGGCCTGCACAGCGCGGGATACCGTTCTTTTTTTGCAGGGTAGACATGGCGGGCAATATCACAAAGCGCCACTCGGCGACGCGACTTCAGTTTGCCCGCTTTGGCGGCGCCTGCCCCCTTTGGGTCGTGCATGAGGCCGTGGCGATTCCAGACAGAATTCTAGTGCAGTTGGCAGAGACGCCCGATGGTGTCCGGTATGTGTCGATGGCCAAGGGCCTGGTCAAACCGTCTGGTCGCTATGACCGCAACCCAAGGCGCTATGCCGTTGCTTTGGGTTGCGAAGCAGACCATGCGCGGGAATTCATCTATGCCGACGGCCTTGACGTTGGGACGGGGCGCGCTGCAACCAAGATCGGGATATCGTGCCGCCTCTGTCCGCGAGACGATTGCGACCAGCGGGCATTCCCGCCTTCAGATCGCGGAATCATTGTCGATCCCGACCGCCGGGAAATTGTTCCTTACCGGATCGGCTAG
- the acs gene encoding acetate--CoA ligase produces MDGQDLYPVPAEWAKKARVNADKYTQLYGRALGDPGTFWLEQAKRLDWIKRPEIAGDWSFDATTFHIQWFSDGKLNATANCIDRHLATRGEQIAIIWEPDDPREQPRKFTYRQLHAEVCRFANVLKAQGVQKGDRVTIYMPMIPEAAFALLACARIGAIHSVIFGGFSPDSIAGRVQDCDSAYIVTADEGRRGGKTVPLKANVDEAAPQCPSLKQVIVVKATGNHVVMQPGRDIWYHEAAASVPDTCPIEPMGAEDPLFILYTSGSTGKPKGVLHTTGGYLLWASLTHELAFDYRAGDIWWCAADIGWVTGHSYILYGPLANGATTLMYEGVPNWPTPSRIWEVVDRHQVHTLYTAPTALRALMREGDEFVTKTSRKSLKLLGTVGEPINPEAWRWYHSVVGEGRCPIIDTWWQTETGAALIAPMPGATDLKPGSATKPMPGIEPQLVDADGKVLHGATSGNLCITRSWPGQMRTVWNDHQRFFETYFTTYPGKYFTGDGARRDEDGYWWITGRVDDVINVSGHRMGTAEVESALVLHPKVAEAAVVGYPHDIKGQGIYAYVTLNSGETASEALRKDLSSWVRKEIGPIATPDAIQFAPGLPKTRSGKIMRRILRKIAEGDVSNLGDTTTLADPSVVDDLVANRVA; encoded by the coding sequence ATGGACGGACAGGACCTTTACCCGGTTCCGGCGGAATGGGCCAAAAAGGCGCGTGTCAACGCTGACAAATATACCCAACTCTATGGCCGAGCATTGGGAGACCCCGGAACTTTCTGGCTGGAGCAGGCCAAGAGGCTCGACTGGATCAAGCGTCCTGAAATTGCAGGCGATTGGTCGTTCGACGCCACGACCTTTCACATTCAATGGTTTTCAGACGGAAAACTCAACGCAACTGCCAATTGCATTGACCGCCACCTTGCAACGCGCGGCGAACAGATCGCCATCATCTGGGAGCCGGACGATCCCAGGGAACAGCCCCGCAAGTTCACCTATCGCCAACTACATGCAGAAGTGTGCCGCTTTGCCAACGTATTGAAGGCCCAAGGCGTACAAAAGGGCGATCGGGTCACCATCTACATGCCGATGATCCCGGAGGCGGCTTTTGCGCTGCTGGCATGTGCGCGCATCGGGGCCATCCACTCGGTCATTTTCGGCGGCTTTTCTCCAGACTCAATCGCTGGTCGTGTGCAGGACTGCGATTCTGCCTATATCGTGACAGCCGACGAAGGCCGCCGGGGCGGAAAGACGGTTCCACTCAAGGCCAATGTCGACGAAGCAGCTCCGCAGTGCCCAAGCCTGAAGCAAGTCATCGTCGTCAAGGCAACTGGCAATCACGTCGTCATGCAGCCCGGGCGAGATATCTGGTACCACGAAGCCGCTGCATCAGTGCCTGACACGTGCCCAATCGAACCGATGGGTGCGGAAGATCCGCTGTTTATTCTCTACACATCGGGGTCAACGGGAAAGCCCAAGGGAGTCCTCCATACCACCGGTGGTTATCTCCTCTGGGCAAGCCTTACTCACGAGCTGGCGTTCGACTACCGGGCTGGAGACATCTGGTGGTGCGCAGCCGATATCGGCTGGGTGACGGGGCACAGTTACATTCTCTATGGGCCACTCGCCAACGGTGCTACAACACTTATGTACGAAGGCGTGCCGAATTGGCCAACGCCTTCACGCATTTGGGAAGTTGTCGACCGACACCAGGTCCATACACTCTATACAGCGCCAACTGCCCTTCGCGCACTCATGCGGGAAGGCGACGAATTCGTTACAAAAACGTCCCGTAAATCTTTGAAGTTATTGGGAACAGTAGGCGAACCGATCAACCCGGAAGCCTGGCGCTGGTATCACAGCGTTGTTGGGGAAGGACGCTGCCCGATCATCGACACGTGGTGGCAGACCGAAACGGGAGCGGCGTTGATAGCACCCATGCCCGGCGCAACGGACCTGAAGCCCGGTTCTGCCACCAAACCGATGCCTGGTATCGAGCCACAGCTTGTCGATGCGGACGGCAAAGTCCTTCATGGCGCGACCAGCGGCAATCTCTGCATCACCCGTAGTTGGCCGGGTCAGATGAGGACTGTCTGGAACGATCACCAGCGCTTTTTCGAAACCTATTTCACCACCTACCCGGGCAAATATTTTACAGGGGACGGCGCGAGGCGTGATGAAGACGGCTATTGGTGGATTACAGGCCGAGTGGATGACGTCATAAATGTCTCTGGCCATCGCATGGGGACGGCTGAAGTCGAAAGCGCGCTTGTGTTGCATCCCAAAGTCGCAGAAGCGGCAGTGGTTGGCTACCCGCACGACATCAAGGGCCAAGGTATCTATGCCTATGTCACGCTCAATTCTGGAGAAACTGCCAGTGAGGCACTCCGGAAGGACTTGAGCAGTTGGGTTCGCAAAGAGATCGGTCCGATCGCGACACCGGATGCAATCCAGTTCGCCCCTGGACTGCCCAAGACACGATCCGGCAAAATCATGCGACGCATTCTGAGGAAAATTGCCGAGGGAGATGTCAGCAATCTCGGCGATACGACCACCCTTGCTGATCCGTCTGTCGTCGATGACCTGGTTGCGAACCGGGTGGCGTGA
- a CDS encoding DODA-type extradiol aromatic ring-opening family dioxygenase, with amino-acid sequence MDDPYGLWTSMEAYLRAVPETLPALPKAILVISAHWETDGFSLTGASQPSLVYDYYNFPPHTYALRYDAPGAPELAQAAVSLLSEAGLQANVDFDRGLDHGVFVPLKVAFPEANIPVVEMSLDKSLDPELHLAAGRALSPLRSEGILIIGSGMSFHNMRAYGDKHATAPSRAFDEWLTDASLAEASGRAKQLARWSDSPFGRFSHPREEHLLPLMAAAGASSSPGVRQFSDIVLETAISGYSFA; translated from the coding sequence ATGGACGATCCTTATGGATTGTGGACAAGCATGGAAGCCTATTTACGCGCGGTTCCCGAGACACTGCCCGCTTTGCCCAAAGCAATCCTTGTCATTTCGGCGCATTGGGAAACAGACGGCTTCTCGCTTACCGGGGCCTCGCAACCTTCGCTGGTCTATGACTATTACAATTTTCCCCCGCACACCTACGCGCTGCGCTACGACGCGCCCGGTGCACCGGAATTGGCGCAAGCTGCAGTTTCGCTCCTGTCGGAGGCTGGCTTGCAAGCCAATGTGGATTTCGACCGGGGACTCGATCATGGTGTGTTTGTGCCGCTTAAAGTGGCATTTCCGGAAGCCAACATCCCTGTTGTCGAAATGTCGCTCGACAAGAGCCTTGATCCGGAGCTTCATCTGGCAGCTGGTCGGGCCCTGTCGCCATTGCGATCGGAGGGAATCCTCATCATCGGTTCCGGCATGAGTTTTCACAACATGCGCGCCTACGGAGACAAGCATGCGACTGCTCCATCAAGAGCGTTTGACGAATGGCTAACGGATGCTTCGTTGGCAGAAGCGTCCGGTCGCGCCAAGCAACTCGCACGCTGGTCAGACAGTCCTTTCGGGCGCTTTTCGCACCCGCGCGAAGAGCATCTGCTCCCGCTGATGGCCGCAGCCGGGGCCTCATCATCGCCCGGCGTCCGCCAATTCAGCGATATCGTCCTTGAAACAGCAATCTCCGGGTATTCATTCGCTTGA